CGCGCACTCCTACTGTCCGTCCTCGCTTCTTGTGGGACGTCCGCTTGCGCGTGGCCTGCGCGGAGCGCCGCTGGATGAACCGGACGGACTTACCCGTATTATAGAGATACTTGCCCCCGGATACATAGGCATCTGCAGGACGGATGGTCTGCTTGATAACGGTGGATACCTGCTCCCGATGCTCCGGTTCTTGCCTCTCAGCCTCCCGGCCTGTGGACTGAGCTCGTTCAAGCAGCCGTTCTGTCTCGCGCATGAACAGCGCCAGCTCGTCATCCGCATTGACCGAGAGCCGCAGACAAGCCTGCTTCAGCTGCTCCATCTGTCCCATTGTTTTATGAATCGCCTCTACCAATAGCTCATCCTCCGATTTCCGGGCTTCAGCCTTCATACCCGTTCACCTCTCGCACCAGCCGTCTGCTGGTTTCCAGTGTCCGGCAGATCATGGCCTGATGCTGGGCCAGGGCCGTGATGATTCTGGCCACCGCCGCCTGCAGGGCGTCAAGCCCCCCCATCTCTGGTTCTTCTTCCCAGCTGTATTCATCATCATACATATATTCCAGCTTGCGGATTTCAACCGCGATCAGAGCCGAGACCGCTTCTTCCTCCAGCGCCGCAGCCAGAATAATCGCTTTGATCAACCGTTCCCGCTGTAGCATCGCTTCATCCCCCCCGCTGCCTGCTTTGATTTAGTTACTGTTATATATATGTGCTTTTGACTTGTCCCTATCACCATTTGTCCCAGGTATATCGGATTTGGCGGATTTCAGAGAATAACAGGAATAGGACAATCTGTGCCTGAAGTATACATAGCTATGACTAGATAATTAAGCGCAAAGCAACCTTTCACGTTTTGGAGGAGATCTGCATGTCAATGCCCCACATCCCCAATATAACTCCCGATATCTCGCTTACGCGGGAGGAAAGCATCTCTCTCCTGCTCACCTCTATTGCGATCAACGAGATGTCTTTGTCTCACATTATTAATGCAGAAGCGGAAGCGATGCAGGCCTTCGTGCTTTCTAATCCCGGAAACATGAATTTCCTCAACATGATCCAGTTGAATAACACAACCGCCAGACTGCTCGAAGAGATTACCAAGGGCCAGTGGCTTAGTCTCAGTAAGATGGACCGGATTCTGCGTTTGCTGAGTGACTCTGGTGCCTTATCCGCACGATTGCTGGAAGAAGAACTAACTACTGAAATTGAGGAAGATGAGGAATAACAGGCAACTGCCATTCTTCAGCCAGACGGACATAACAACATATTGAGGGTGGCGGCACAGCCGGGAGGAACTTGGTGCTATGTACAGGGCAATGTCCTGTTCGCTGCTTGCTGAAACCCTCTGTCTAGGCATATAAGTTGCAACTGGTACCTTCCGCGTAAAAATGGACAAGCCCAAATCATATAAGCTCCGCCTACTGCAACTTCAAGTGATTCAGATGATCCGCTATCCGGAGCAGCTCATTGGCCAGTGAAGAAAGGGAAGCCACAAGCTGCTGCTGTCTGTCCTGCTCCGGGGCCTCGGTCATACGGTTTTCCGTTCGCTCTGGTACGGGAAGCTCTTGTTCACTTTTGCTGTACATCGGGAAGCCCTCCTCGATCAGCAGGCGTACAATGGTGCTTAGATGATAGCGTTCCATACGCAGCTCACTGATTCTTTTTAACAGTTTCAGAGTTTCATAGGGATAGAGCACCTGATCTCCTTGCCGGGTCCCCGGTACGAAGTAAGAGAAATATTCCAGCCATCTCTTCACAGTAGTCGGAGGCAATTTCGATAAATTAATGATTTCCAGTTGGGTGTAATGGCGTACCATAACATCGCTCCTCTATTTTAGGTGGACTTATTTACTTTAATGGTATTCATGTGCCTCGTAATAAATGTGTAAAAATACCTATTTCTCTAATTATCGTCCCGCAAAATAAATAGACAGGCCCGTTCCGGAGAACGTTGCCTGTCTATTAAGCTGCCCTGGAAGCGGCAGATTACCTGCTTAAGAAACTTTAAATAATTCGCTGAAGGATTCACCTAGGAGTTCTTTATAATATTTCCGGTTATGCAGCATACTTGGATGTGTAGGATAATAGAATAGAGCTGACTCATTATGATAATTAGCCTTGAGGTACTGACCCATCCGGTCGTAGCATACGCATAATTGCAGATGCGGCACCCAAGTGGTAGAGGTCATATCCTGTAGTCCCAGAGTAGATCTTCGCGGCAGCGAAATCGCCTGTTCGAACCAGTAGATCGCCCGCTGGAACTCTCCGGCTTCCACGAATTCACTACCCAGACGGCAGCAGAATTCCGAACGGGGGATATCATAATTCAGGGTACGGTACAGCGCGTTCATCTTTCCGGCCTTATTGTTAAGATTCCCATGGCATTCCGCCATTTTCAGGCAGGCCTGATAGTTATCCTCCACCCAGCCCTGGCCGGTCTGCAGGAATTTCTCGTAATATTCCAGCGCTTCTTCGTGTATGGCATGATCCCGGAGCTCATTGGCGAAATAGTAGAGATCGCGCGGCGAGAACTCCTCGCCACTGGCCTGGCGTCCACGGTAGATGCGCAGGTTGCGGTCCGTATGGACCTTATCCTTCTTGTGAGTAATGCAGACATCGCTGTCAAAAGTATTGCCGGCAACCGCCAGATACTCATGCACCGGCCCGACCCACTGAAAGCCGCAGTCCCGGCGGACCAGCCGGTTACGTCTAAGGCTTGAGGTCACTTTGCCTTCACTGTCGAAGGCCAGATTGTAGGGCATGGTCACAGACTGGTACTGCGGCGACAATGTCTCCTTCAGCTTCTTGAAGCGCACCCGGTCGATTTCCTCAATGGTATCGTCCGCATCCAGCCAGAGAATATACTCCTT
This genomic interval from Paenibacillus sp. FSL H8-0332 contains the following:
- a CDS encoding MerR family transcriptional regulator, translating into MVRHYTQLEIINLSKLPPTTVKRWLEYFSYFVPGTRQGDQVLYPYETLKLLKRISELRMERYHLSTIVRLLIEEGFPMYSKSEQELPVPERTENRMTEAPEQDRQQQLVASLSSLANELLRIADHLNHLKLQ
- a CDS encoding glycosyltransferase family 2 protein is translated as MITISLCMIVRNEENGLGRCLDCVKDIADEIVIVDTGSTDRTKEIAAEYGAVIYDFEWIDNFAAARNEAFSKATKEYILWLDADDTIEEIDRVRFKKLKETLSPQYQSVTMPYNLAFDSEGKVTSSLRRNRLVRRDCGFQWVGPVHEYLAVAGNTFDSDVCITHKKDKVHTDRNLRIYRGRQASGEEFSPRDLYYFANELRDHAIHEEALEYYEKFLQTGQGWVEDNYQACLKMAECHGNLNNKAGKMNALYRTLNYDIPRSEFCCRLGSEFVEAGEFQRAIYWFEQAISLPRRSTLGLQDMTSTTWVPHLQLCVCYDRMGQYLKANYHNESALFYYPTHPSMLHNRKYYKELLGESFSELFKVS